One window of the Shimwellia blattae DSM 4481 = NBRC 105725 genome contains the following:
- a CDS encoding malonate decarboxylase holo-ACP synthase, whose protein sequence is MMTVTPRAHDLLWLDSNTPPQGITDPWVAEYWHCGLPVVVRRDTDPQGRIPVGIRGATRAQRAAGWVAPRRVVRVVTPEQLSRPAVLASSPYGQMAPLRAARQLAERPWPWQWGITGSVGYALATGAGVLHGDSDLDLTIRAPLPLSRALLETWQRLVSGLSCRADTQLETPAGAIALNEWLRDGRGLLKTCRGPRLVRSPWHVEE, encoded by the coding sequence ATGATGACAGTGACACCCCGCGCCCACGATCTGCTGTGGCTGGACAGTAATACCCCCCCGCAAGGGATAACCGACCCCTGGGTGGCGGAATACTGGCACTGCGGATTACCGGTCGTGGTGCGGCGTGACACCGACCCGCAGGGCCGGATCCCGGTGGGCATCCGGGGGGCGACGCGCGCTCAGCGCGCCGCAGGCTGGGTGGCCCCCCGCCGGGTTGTCCGGGTGGTGACCCCGGAGCAACTTTCCCGGCCCGCCGTACTGGCCTCGTCGCCCTATGGGCAAATGGCCCCCCTGCGGGCTGCCCGGCAACTGGCAGAGAGACCCTGGCCCTGGCAATGGGGCATTACCGGCAGTGTTGGTTATGCGCTGGCTACCGGGGCGGGGGTATTGCATGGCGACAGTGACCTTGATTTGACTATCCGGGCACCGCTGCCGCTGAGCCGTGCGTTGCTGGAAACCTGGCAGCGCCTGGTCTCCGGGCTTTCGTGCCGGGCGGACACCCAACTGGAAACCCCGGCCGGGGCCATTGCGCTTAATGAGTGGCTGCGTGATGGCCGCGGGCTGCTGAAAACCTGCCGGGGGCCGCGCCTGGTCCGCTCCCCCTGGCATGTGGAGGAGTAA